In Synechococcus sp. MW101C3, one genomic interval encodes:
- a CDS encoding phosphoribosylanthranilate isomerase translates to MTPLLKICGLRSPDQAYAVAALGVEAIGVIAVPGSPRWLEPQQRAAVFSAARQANPACLGVLVVADPEDAIQEQLDPLIGGHQLLQLHGNETPERCRMLSETLGCQVWKALRIRSPEDLQRAEDYREVVAALLLDAWVPDQLGGSGRRLPVAWLEGFAPGCPWWLAGGLSPGNVGEVLEQLQPDGLDASSGVELAPGDKDLARVAALVEAVKGSGNAAGGS, encoded by the coding sequence ATGACCCCACTTCTCAAGATCTGCGGACTTCGCAGCCCGGACCAGGCGTACGCCGTGGCGGCGTTGGGGGTGGAGGCGATCGGCGTGATCGCGGTGCCAGGGTCACCACGGTGGCTGGAGCCCCAGCAGCGCGCTGCGGTGTTCAGCGCCGCACGCCAGGCCAATCCCGCCTGCCTGGGGGTACTGGTGGTGGCCGATCCCGAGGACGCGATCCAGGAGCAGCTGGATCCCCTCATCGGTGGGCATCAGTTGCTGCAGCTGCACGGCAACGAGACACCCGAGCGCTGCCGGATGCTCAGCGAAACGCTGGGGTGCCAGGTGTGGAAGGCGCTGCGGATTCGCAGCCCGGAGGATCTGCAGCGGGCCGAGGACTACCGCGAGGTGGTGGCCGCCCTGCTGCTCGATGCCTGGGTGCCGGATCAACTGGGCGGCAGCGGCCGCCGCCTGCCGGTTGCCTGGCTGGAAGGGTTTGCCCCCGGCTGCCCCTGGTGGTTGGCGGGGGGCCTGAGTCCGGGCAACGTGGGTGAGGTGCTGGAGCAGCTTCAGCCCGACGGTCTTGATGCGTCCAGTGGGGTGGAACTCGCACCGGGGGACAAGGACCTGGCCCGGGTGGCAGCTCTGGTGGAGGCCGTGAAGGGAAGCGGAAACGCTGCAGGCGGGAGCTGA
- a CDS encoding CRR6 family NdhI maturation factor: protein MISSVPSLLPISADQIRALDTSPLMAWSSLSAAQLIEQAGSLQLSFDWPRPQEDPRELSEVPEVRLWNLRADALHPWLPFVLDRGSGQLCRHVAMLLPHGFSRNEGIRFAPESLELWITHRLFLLDDWSRRHDLHCRQGLGQMAAVLGFDLDPSFWAALPER, encoded by the coding sequence TTGATCTCCTCCGTTCCCTCCCTGCTGCCCATCTCCGCCGATCAGATCCGGGCCCTCGACACCTCACCCCTGATGGCCTGGAGTTCGCTCTCCGCCGCCCAGCTGATCGAGCAGGCGGGCAGCCTGCAGCTCAGCTTCGACTGGCCCCGTCCGCAGGAAGATCCGCGCGAGCTGTCGGAAGTGCCGGAAGTGCGGCTCTGGAACCTGCGGGCCGACGCCCTGCATCCCTGGCTGCCATTCGTGCTCGATCGCGGCAGCGGTCAGCTGTGCCGGCACGTGGCCATGCTGTTGCCCCATGGCTTCAGCCGCAACGAGGGGATTCGCTTCGCGCCGGAGAGCCTGGAGCTCTGGATCACCCACCGGCTTTTTCTGCTCGACGACTGGAGCCGCCGGCACGACCTGCACTGTCGCCAGGGCCTGGGGCAGATGGCGGCAGTGCTCGGCTTTGATCTCGATCCCTCCTTCTGGGCCGCACTGCCGGAGCGCTGA
- the psaM gene encoding photosystem I reaction center subunit XII, which produces MVTSLSQVEVLIALVVAAHAGVLAIRLSVSLYNS; this is translated from the coding sequence ATGGTCACCTCTCTGAGCCAGGTTGAAGTTCTGATCGCGCTGGTTGTGGCGGCCCACGCCGGCGTGCTGGCCATCCGTCTGAGCGTCAGCCTCTACAACTCCTGA
- a CDS encoding SDR family oxidoreductase translates to MPSVLITGASRGIGAAAARSFAGAGWDLLLMARTLQDLEAVAEPFRQRGRQVGIATVDLADASAIAPAIAALLASHAAPNVLINNAGAAYTGELAAMTLEHWQWLWQLNLTSVFQVCQSVLPAMRQIGGGQIINVSSHAARRAFPEWGAYCATKAALESFSRCLAEEERSHGIRVSTLTLGAVDTPLWGTETVHASFDRRAMLSADQAAEALLYLAQQPPSQLVEDLTLMPATGVL, encoded by the coding sequence TTGCCGTCGGTTTTGATCACGGGTGCCTCCAGGGGCATCGGAGCTGCTGCAGCTCGCTCCTTTGCAGGCGCTGGCTGGGATCTGCTGCTGATGGCACGCACGCTCCAGGATCTGGAAGCCGTGGCTGAACCCTTCCGGCAAAGGGGAAGGCAGGTGGGGATCGCCACCGTGGATCTTGCTGATGCCAGCGCCATCGCGCCGGCCATCGCCGCACTGCTGGCAAGCCATGCGGCGCCGAACGTGTTGATCAACAACGCTGGCGCGGCTTACACCGGCGAGCTTGCCGCCATGACACTGGAGCACTGGCAATGGTTGTGGCAGTTGAATCTCACCAGCGTCTTCCAGGTCTGCCAGTCGGTGCTTCCCGCCATGCGTCAGATCGGTGGGGGACAGATCATCAACGTGAGCAGCCACGCAGCCCGCCGCGCCTTCCCCGAGTGGGGCGCTTATTGCGCCACCAAGGCAGCGCTTGAATCGTTCAGCCGCTGCCTCGCCGAAGAGGAACGCAGCCATGGCATCCGGGTGAGCACGCTCACCCTCGGTGCCGTGGATACCCCCCTGTGGGGGACGGAAACCGTCCACGCGTCCTTCGATCGGCGTGCCATGCTTTCAGCAGATCAGGCCGCTGAAGCTCTGCTGTATCTGGCCCAGCAGCCTCCGTCTCAACTGGTGGAGGATCTCACCCTGATGCCCGCAACTGGTGTTCTTTGA
- the folE gene encoding GTP cyclohydrolase I — MTSTFSSTPLDRALTPEVGPAPVSLRIRERLQQAGVSFFANDNLADHLQEGELEQLEIEVAGKVREMLRSLVIDIDNDHNTEETAERVARMYLHEVFKGRYHKQPKIASFPNVKKLDEIYTVGPISVRSACSHHLVPILGSCWIGIKPGDRVIGLSKFARVADWVFSRPHIQEEAVMILADEIERLCQPQGLAILVKAQHYCMKWRGVKEPQTSMVNSVVRGDFRHDPSLKQEFFELVKQQESMLTS; from the coding sequence ATGACCTCCACATTTTCCTCCACCCCGCTGGATCGTGCCCTTACGCCTGAAGTGGGTCCGGCACCTGTCAGCTTGCGCATTCGTGAGCGCCTGCAGCAGGCCGGGGTCTCCTTCTTCGCTAATGACAACCTGGCCGATCATCTCCAAGAGGGGGAGCTTGAGCAGCTCGAGATCGAGGTGGCAGGAAAAGTGCGCGAGATGTTGCGCAGTCTGGTGATCGATATTGATAACGACCACAACACCGAGGAAACGGCAGAGCGTGTCGCTCGCATGTACCTACACGAGGTGTTCAAGGGCCGCTATCACAAGCAGCCCAAGATTGCCAGCTTCCCCAACGTCAAAAAGCTCGACGAGATCTACACCGTCGGTCCGATCTCGGTGCGTTCGGCTTGCTCCCATCACCTGGTTCCGATTCTTGGCAGTTGCTGGATCGGCATCAAGCCAGGCGATCGGGTGATCGGCCTCTCCAAATTCGCTCGTGTGGCCGATTGGGTGTTCTCCCGTCCCCACATCCAGGAGGAGGCCGTCATGATCCTGGCCGATGAGATCGAGCGTCTCTGCCAGCCCCAGGGTCTGGCGATCCTGGTGAAGGCACAGCACTACTGCATGAAGTGGCGCGGCGTCAAGGAGCCCCAGACCAGCATGGTGAACTCCGTGGTGCGCGGCGATTTTCGCCACGATCCCAGCTTGAAGCAGGAATTCTTTGAGCTGGTGAAGCAGCAGGAGTCAATGCTCACCAGCTGA
- a CDS encoding acetyl-CoA carboxylase carboxyltransferase subunit alpha translates to MARRPLLDFEKPLVELEEQIEQIRQLAKDSEVDVSQQLLQLETLAARRREDIFSALTPAQKIQVARHPQRPSTLDYIQVITDEWLELHGDRRGSDDQALVGGVGRIGDQPVVLIGHQKGRDTKENVARNFGMASPGGYRKAMRLMEHADRFRLPILTFIDTPGAYAGVLAEELGQGEAIAVNLREMFRLRVPVIATVIGEGGSGGALGIGVADRLLMFEHSVYTVASPEACASILWRDAAKAPVAATALKITAADLLQLGLIDVVLNEPSGGNHWGPMQAADTLRSALIEQLAVLGQLSEAELLQQRYDKFRRMGRVLGAGTTDSTVGS, encoded by the coding sequence ATGGCCCGACGCCCCCTGCTTGATTTCGAGAAGCCGCTCGTGGAGCTCGAGGAGCAGATCGAGCAGATCCGGCAGCTGGCAAAGGATTCCGAAGTGGATGTCAGCCAGCAACTTCTTCAGTTGGAAACCCTTGCCGCCCGACGCCGCGAGGACATCTTCAGCGCCCTCACTCCGGCGCAGAAGATCCAGGTGGCCCGCCACCCGCAGCGTCCCAGCACCCTGGATTACATCCAGGTGATCACCGATGAGTGGCTGGAGCTGCATGGCGATCGCCGAGGCTCCGACGACCAGGCTCTGGTGGGTGGAGTCGGCCGCATCGGTGATCAGCCCGTGGTGCTGATCGGCCATCAGAAGGGCCGCGACACCAAGGAGAACGTGGCCCGCAACTTCGGGATGGCTTCCCCTGGCGGCTATCGCAAGGCGATGCGGCTGATGGAGCACGCCGATCGTTTCCGGCTGCCGATCCTCACCTTCATCGACACTCCGGGCGCCTATGCAGGGGTTCTGGCCGAGGAGCTCGGCCAGGGGGAAGCGATCGCCGTCAATCTGCGCGAGATGTTCCGGCTGCGGGTGCCGGTGATCGCCACCGTGATCGGTGAAGGTGGCTCCGGTGGTGCGTTGGGCATCGGCGTGGCCGATCGGCTGCTGATGTTCGAGCACAGCGTCTATACCGTGGCTAGCCCTGAGGCCTGCGCGTCCATCCTCTGGCGTGATGCGGCCAAAGCCCCTGTCGCTGCCACCGCCTTGAAGATCACGGCAGCGGATCTGCTGCAACTCGGGTTGATCGATGTTGTGCTCAATGAGCCCTCAGGCGGCAATCACTGGGGGCCGATGCAGGCGGCGGACACACTCCGCAGCGCCTTGATCGAGCAGTTGGCCGTACTGGGCCAGCTCAGCGAGGCGGAGCTTCTGCAGCAGCGCTACGACAAGTTCCGTCGCATGGGACGGGTGCTCGGTGCCGGTACCACGGATTCCACCGTGGGTTCTTAG
- a CDS encoding site-2 protease family protein has product MGEGWMLFKIRGIPLRIHPSWFIVLGLATAGFQQQYSVSLVGRASPVALWLLASATAVLLFVSVLLHELGHSLVAIAHGVKVRSITLFLLGGVATVERECSTAIGALQVAAAGPFVSLILAGLLLAGAHPAAHLSPLLGEMVTQLGVLNLILALFNLLPGLPLDGGLIVKALVWQFTGSQRRGIQVAAAIGRFLSLMAVGMGTLLVLRGGGFGAFWLIVLGWFGLGASRNQLQLLSLQQALRDLKVSEAARRRFRVLESSCSLRELSQLRRKEETIQPADWVLICEQGRWQGVINDDPLQSLPVQRWDQERVGDHQQPLSTLPSIREDAPLWQAAVQLDEPGVDRLLVLGVSGLPTGTIERPELSEVVLKRLGVRLPPALLEAARRQGTYPLGMAIAQVARGMALESAGGDVPR; this is encoded by the coding sequence GTGGGCGAGGGTTGGATGTTGTTCAAGATCCGCGGCATCCCGCTGCGGATCCATCCCAGCTGGTTCATCGTGCTGGGTCTGGCCACGGCAGGCTTCCAACAACAGTATTCCGTCTCCCTGGTGGGGCGCGCCTCCCCAGTGGCGTTGTGGCTGCTGGCCTCTGCAACGGCCGTGCTGCTGTTCGTATCGGTGCTGCTCCACGAGCTGGGGCATTCGCTGGTGGCGATCGCTCACGGCGTCAAGGTGCGCAGCATCACACTCTTCCTGCTCGGTGGGGTGGCCACCGTGGAGCGGGAATGCAGCACCGCGATCGGTGCGCTTCAGGTGGCGGCTGCCGGACCGTTCGTGAGTCTGATCCTGGCGGGGCTGCTGCTGGCGGGGGCCCATCCGGCTGCCCATCTGTCGCCCCTGCTGGGCGAGATGGTCACCCAGCTCGGGGTGCTCAACCTGATCCTGGCGCTGTTCAATCTGCTGCCTGGGCTGCCGCTGGACGGCGGCCTGATCGTCAAGGCGCTGGTGTGGCAGTTCACCGGCAGCCAGCGGCGCGGCATTCAGGTGGCGGCGGCGATCGGCCGTTTCCTCTCCCTGATGGCGGTGGGCATGGGCACCCTGCTGGTGCTGCGAGGGGGAGGTTTCGGGGCGTTCTGGTTGATTGTGCTGGGCTGGTTTGGTCTTGGTGCCTCCCGCAATCAGCTGCAGTTGCTCTCGTTGCAGCAGGCCCTGCGCGACCTCAAGGTGAGTGAAGCCGCCCGGCGTCGTTTTCGGGTGCTCGAGTCCAGCTGTTCGTTGCGGGAGCTCAGCCAGCTGCGCCGCAAGGAGGAAACGATCCAACCGGCCGATTGGGTGCTGATCTGTGAGCAGGGCCGTTGGCAGGGCGTGATCAACGACGACCCCCTCCAGTCGTTGCCTGTTCAGCGCTGGGATCAGGAACGGGTGGGCGACCACCAGCAGCCCCTCTCCACGCTCCCCTCGATCCGGGAGGACGCTCCCCTCTGGCAGGCCGCCGTCCAACTGGATGAGCCCGGCGTCGATCGCTTGCTGGTGCTGGGGGTCTCCGGCCTGCCCACTGGCACGATCGAGCGGCCTGAGCTTTCTGAAGTCGTGCTCAAGCGTCTGGGGGTACGCCTGCCTCCGGCGCTGCTTGAGGCGGCCCGTCGTCAGGGCACTTACCCGCTCGGTATGGCCATCGCTCAGGTGGCCCGCGGCATGGCGTTGGAATCGGCCGGCGGTGACGTGCCGCGCTGA
- a CDS encoding creatininase family protein → MERALERLSWPQVRAAASRPGSTVLWPFGAVEQHGPHLPLGTDALFADRVADAVLARLADDLPIWRLPVSWFGFSPEHAAFPGTCSLPAELLIAQVMTIGAQLAAAGFQRLVLFNAHGGQIALLQVAARQLRAAHPALAVLPCFLWSGPEGIGALLPEPERSDGLHAGLAETSLMLHLQPQWVGPERPCDGQLQPPPPSGWSLEGAVPYAWLTADVSATGVVGDARGASAALGEQLFERLVAGWCQRLESLLASPWPPRGRLRSD, encoded by the coding sequence ATGGAGCGAGCGCTGGAACGGCTCAGCTGGCCTCAGGTGCGTGCGGCGGCGAGTCGCCCGGGAAGCACCGTGCTCTGGCCTTTCGGCGCCGTCGAGCAGCACGGTCCTCACCTGCCGCTCGGCACCGATGCTCTCTTCGCCGATCGGGTGGCCGATGCCGTGCTTGCCCGCCTGGCGGACGATCTGCCGATCTGGCGGCTGCCGGTGTCCTGGTTCGGCTTCTCACCTGAACACGCTGCCTTCCCCGGCACCTGCAGCCTGCCGGCTGAGCTGCTGATCGCCCAGGTGATGACGATCGGTGCCCAGCTGGCGGCCGCCGGCTTTCAGCGCCTTGTGCTCTTCAACGCCCACGGCGGCCAGATCGCCCTGCTGCAGGTGGCTGCCCGCCAGCTGCGCGCCGCCCATCCGGCACTGGCGGTGCTGCCCTGTTTTCTCTGGAGCGGTCCGGAAGGGATCGGCGCCCTGCTGCCTGAACCCGAACGCAGCGATGGTCTGCACGCCGGCCTGGCTGAAACCAGCCTCATGCTGCACCTGCAGCCGCAGTGGGTGGGGCCCGAGCGCCCCTGCGACGGTCAGTTGCAGCCCCCACCCCCCAGCGGCTGGAGCCTGGAGGGCGCCGTGCCGTACGCCTGGCTCACGGCGGATGTGTCGGCCACGGGGGTGGTGGGCGATGCACGCGGCGCCAGCGCCGCCCTCGGCGAGCAACTGTTCGAGCGGCTGGTGGCGGGCTGGTGTCAGCGGCTGGAATCCCTGCTGGCCAGCCCGTGGCCACCGCGTGGGCGCTTACGCAGCGATTGA
- a CDS encoding sulfite exporter TauE/SafE family protein: protein MLIDLLPLLPLLLMGVVAGLLSGLLGIGGGLVFAPMLLLNGLPPHEALATSTVAIVPTTLGGTWSHLRQGHLAVRPCLAIGVAAAVSGVAFSRLGGLLQGWHLLALQALMYAVLALTIEPRRGAAAGAEEPAVPLPGLVAVGGLAGFAGGLLGVGGGLMMVPLMVKGLRMPLHAAIRLSTLAVLCSASAASVELLSGGRADAVMALLLGGSAAMAARWSAARLDTVSEARLVLMLRTITVALALDSGRRGLQLLLA, encoded by the coding sequence ATGCTGATCGACCTGCTGCCACTTCTGCCCCTGCTGCTGATGGGGGTGGTGGCCGGATTGCTGTCGGGCCTGCTCGGTATCGGTGGCGGGCTGGTATTCGCTCCGATGCTGCTGCTGAACGGTCTGCCGCCGCATGAGGCCCTGGCCACCAGCACCGTGGCGATCGTGCCCACCACCTTGGGTGGCACCTGGTCGCATCTGCGGCAGGGCCACCTCGCCGTGCGGCCCTGCCTGGCGATCGGCGTGGCGGCGGCCGTCAGCGGCGTCGCGTTCAGCCGCCTGGGCGGGCTGCTGCAGGGCTGGCACCTGCTGGCCCTGCAGGCGCTGATGTACGCCGTGCTGGCCCTCACGATCGAACCCCGTCGGGGGGCGGCAGCCGGCGCAGAGGAGCCAGCCGTTCCCCTGCCAGGGCTGGTGGCGGTGGGAGGGCTGGCTGGCTTTGCCGGGGGCCTGCTCGGTGTGGGCGGCGGGCTGATGATGGTGCCGCTGATGGTGAAGGGCCTGAGGATGCCGTTGCATGCGGCCATCCGGCTCAGCACCCTGGCGGTGCTCTGCTCCGCCTCGGCCGCCTCGGTGGAGTTGCTCTCCGGTGGGCGTGCCGATGCGGTGATGGCCCTGTTGCTTGGGGGCTCAGCCGCCATGGCCGCCCGCTGGTCGGCGGCGCGGCTGGACACGGTGAGCGAGGCCCGCCTGGTGCTGATGCTGCGCACGATCACGGTGGCGCTGGCACTGGACAGCGGACGGCGCGGCCTGCAGTTGCTGCTCGCCTGA
- a CDS encoding aldehyde oxygenase (deformylating): MPALDTPAASLDVQTSSLGAGEEAGADLAGLPDFTTDLYKDAYSRINAIVIEGEQEAHDNYISLGTLLPDEAEELARLARMELKHMKGFQACARNLSVTADMPFAKSFFLPLHGNFQAALAEGKVVTCLLIQALLIEAFAISAYHIYIPVADPFARKITEGVVRDEYTHLNYGQEWLKANLEASRAELEQANRDNLPLVRRMLEEVAGDAAVLGMEKESLIEDFLIAYQEALTEIGFSTREIARMAAAALIG; this comes from the coding sequence ATGCCTGCGCTCGACACTCCGGCGGCCAGCCTTGACGTTCAGACGTCATCCCTTGGAGCCGGCGAGGAGGCCGGGGCCGATCTTGCCGGACTGCCGGACTTCACCACCGACCTCTACAAAGACGCCTACAGCCGCATCAACGCGATTGTGATCGAGGGTGAGCAGGAAGCCCACGACAACTACATCTCCCTTGGCACCCTGCTTCCCGATGAGGCGGAGGAACTGGCCCGCCTGGCGCGGATGGAGCTGAAGCACATGAAGGGCTTCCAGGCCTGTGCCCGCAATCTGAGCGTCACGGCAGACATGCCCTTCGCCAAGAGCTTCTTCCTGCCGCTGCACGGCAACTTCCAGGCGGCCCTGGCTGAAGGCAAGGTGGTGACCTGTCTGCTGATTCAGGCCCTGCTGATTGAGGCCTTCGCTATCTCGGCCTATCACATTTACATTCCGGTCGCCGATCCTTTCGCCCGCAAGATCACTGAGGGTGTGGTGCGTGATGAATACACCCACCTGAACTACGGCCAGGAGTGGCTGAAAGCCAACCTTGAAGCCTCCCGCGCTGAGCTTGAGCAAGCCAACCGCGACAATCTCCCTCTCGTGCGCCGCATGCTCGAAGAGGTTGCTGGTGATGCAGCCGTGCTCGGCATGGAGAAAGAAAGCCTGATCGAAGATTTCCTGATCGCCTACCAGGAAGCGCTCACCGAGATCGGCTTCTCCACCCGCGAGATCGCCCGCATGGCCGCTGCCGCCCTGATCGGCTGA
- a CDS encoding S1 RNA-binding domain-containing protein: MAGSGNQQPRQPREGSRRPVPPTAPRQPAGAPVRKPPQVLHISRKDDEPVVDTSAPIAADPPTPVAAPMAVRPAPQAPEAAAISDDDRFETASLEGLTMADLLGPAPETGRKAARKTAPAAAAAPGQPAAPARQVDDFDFDEEAFLAALDENEPVGVSGEVVPGVVIGVESDGVYVDIGGKAPGFMPKSECGLGVITNLKERFPKGLAVEVLVTREQNADGMVTISARALALRQSWEKVRQMEKEGKVVQVKVTGFNRGGVTCDLEGLRAFIPRSQLQDGENHEQLVGKTLGAAFLEVSPDNRKLVLSEKRASTAARFSEIEVGQLVEGQVVAVKPYGLFVDLGGVSGLLHQSCITGGTLRELREVFDQGDRVQAIVTSVDPGRGRIALNTALLENQPGELLINKEQVLLEAGDRANRARLTLRQQEQASE, from the coding sequence ATGGCCGGCTCCGGCAACCAGCAGCCGCGACAGCCCCGGGAAGGAAGCCGGCGTCCCGTGCCCCCGACGGCGCCGCGGCAACCCGCAGGCGCTCCGGTGCGCAAGCCCCCGCAGGTGTTGCACATCAGCCGCAAGGACGACGAGCCGGTGGTCGACACCAGTGCCCCGATCGCCGCTGATCCGCCCACACCGGTGGCTGCTCCCATGGCCGTGCGGCCGGCGCCCCAGGCCCCGGAAGCCGCCGCCATCTCCGACGACGACCGCTTCGAGACCGCCAGCCTCGAAGGACTGACGATGGCCGATCTGCTGGGGCCCGCCCCGGAAACCGGCCGCAAAGCGGCACGCAAAACAGCGCCTGCGGCAGCAGCGGCGCCCGGCCAGCCGGCGGCGCCGGCCCGTCAGGTGGACGATTTCGATTTCGACGAAGAAGCCTTCCTTGCCGCGCTTGACGAAAACGAGCCGGTGGGCGTTTCCGGCGAGGTGGTGCCCGGGGTTGTGATCGGCGTCGAAAGCGATGGGGTGTATGTGGACATCGGCGGTAAGGCGCCGGGCTTCATGCCCAAGAGCGAATGCGGCCTCGGTGTGATCACCAACCTCAAGGAACGCTTCCCCAAAGGCCTGGCGGTGGAGGTGCTCGTCACCCGCGAGCAGAACGCCGATGGCATGGTCACGATCAGCGCCCGCGCCCTCGCTCTGCGCCAGAGCTGGGAAAAGGTGCGACAGATGGAGAAGGAGGGCAAGGTCGTGCAGGTCAAGGTGACCGGCTTCAACCGCGGCGGTGTCACCTGCGACCTCGAGGGCCTGCGTGCCTTCATCCCCCGCTCCCAGCTCCAGGACGGCGAAAACCACGAGCAGCTGGTGGGCAAGACCCTCGGCGCCGCCTTCCTGGAGGTGAGTCCCGACAACCGCAAGCTGGTGCTCTCCGAGAAGCGCGCCTCCACAGCGGCCCGCTTCTCCGAAATCGAAGTGGGCCAGCTGGTGGAGGGTCAGGTGGTGGCCGTCAAGCCCTATGGCCTGTTCGTGGATCTCGGCGGGGTGAGCGGCCTGCTGCACCAGTCGTGCATCACCGGCGGCACCCTGCGCGAACTGCGCGAGGTGTTCGATCAGGGCGATCGGGTCCAGGCGATCGTCACCTCCGTGGACCCCGGCCGCGGCCGCATAGCCCTCAACACCGCCCTGCTGGAAAACCAGCCGGGTGAACTGCTGATCAACAAGGAACAGGTGCTGCTGGAAGCAGGCGATCGAGCCAACCGGGCCCGCCTCACCCTGCGGCAGCAGGAGCAGGCGTCGGAATGA
- a CDS encoding long-chain acyl-[acyl-carrier-protein] reductase, with translation MFGLIGHSSSFEEARRKAGALGYDEFAAGDMDVWCSAPPQLLETVSVTSLTGKTIQGVYIDSCFVPEMLSRFKTATRKVQNAMELAQKSGIAITALGGFTSIIFENFDLSKFQQIRSTTLEWERFTTGNTHTAWVICRQVETNAPHLGIDLSTAKVAVVGATGDIGSGVCRWLSQRTGVGELLLVARQRQRLLDLQSELGGGRILPLEDALAEANVVVWVASLPQTLTIDRERLQHPCLMIDGGYPKNLDTKAAGDGVHVLKGGVVEFFNDIDWQMMEVAEMENPKRQMFACFAEAMLLEFEGWHTNFSWGRNNISVESMEQIGNASLRHGFQPLGLEPVVPQPLAAAVA, from the coding sequence ATGTTCGGTCTGATCGGTCACTCCAGCAGCTTCGAAGAGGCGCGTCGCAAGGCCGGAGCTCTCGGCTACGACGAGTTCGCCGCCGGCGATATGGACGTGTGGTGCAGCGCGCCGCCTCAGCTGCTGGAAACGGTCAGTGTCACCAGCCTCACGGGCAAAACCATCCAAGGGGTCTACATCGACTCCTGCTTCGTGCCGGAGATGCTGAGCCGCTTCAAGACGGCCACGCGCAAAGTTCAGAACGCCATGGAGCTCGCCCAGAAGAGCGGCATTGCGATCACGGCGCTGGGCGGCTTCACCTCGATCATCTTCGAGAACTTCGATCTCTCCAAGTTTCAGCAGATTCGCTCCACCACCCTGGAGTGGGAGCGTTTCACCACTGGAAACACCCACACCGCCTGGGTGATCTGCCGCCAGGTTGAAACCAACGCTCCGCATCTCGGCATTGATCTCTCCACCGCCAAGGTGGCGGTGGTGGGCGCCACCGGCGACATCGGCAGTGGCGTGTGCCGCTGGCTGAGCCAGCGCACCGGCGTGGGTGAGCTCCTGCTGGTGGCCCGGCAGCGTCAACGCCTGCTGGATCTGCAGAGCGAGCTCGGAGGCGGCCGCATTCTTCCGCTTGAAGACGCCCTGGCAGAGGCGAATGTGGTGGTCTGGGTTGCCAGCCTGCCGCAGACGCTCACGATCGATCGTGAGCGTCTGCAGCACCCCTGCCTAATGATCGATGGCGGCTACCCAAAGAACCTCGACACCAAGGCGGCCGGTGATGGTGTGCACGTGCTAAAAGGTGGCGTGGTGGAGTTCTTCAACGATATCGACTGGCAGATGATGGAAGTTGCCGAAATGGAGAATCCCAAGCGCCAGATGTTTGCCTGTTTCGCAGAGGCGATGCTGCTGGAATTCGAAGGCTGGCATACCAACTTCAGCTGGGGCCGCAACAACATCAGCGTCGAGTCGATGGAACAGATTGGCAACGCGTCCCTCCGCCATGGCTTCCAACCGCTCGGCCTCGAGCCGGTGGTCCCGCAGCCGCTGGCCGCCGCCGTCGCCTGA